One Sediminibacillus dalangtanensis genomic region harbors:
- the proC gene encoding pyrroline-5-carboxylate reductase, producing MFNKIAFIGAGSMAEAIMTGILAKGFLQADQIWVTNKENKERLERLKNVYHVRCSIDKEQVIQGADVIILSMKPKDITEALEGIKKYVTDEQIVVSVLAGVSTGYISEQLEKNCPVLRAMPNTSATIGYSATAIAGGKQAEQEHIRLVETLFQTIGTTTVVEEEDDLHTITGLSGSGPAYIYYFVEAMEEAAAEAGLKPEIAKELIIQTLVGAAEMLKNSDEQPSALREKITSPGGTTQAGLETLEKYKYQEALMACIKQAAARSIELGSPYQAKADTNKIK from the coding sequence ATGTTTAATAAAATTGCGTTTATCGGGGCAGGTTCGATGGCCGAGGCAATCATGACCGGTATATTGGCTAAAGGATTTTTACAAGCGGATCAAATCTGGGTGACCAATAAAGAAAACAAGGAGCGTTTGGAACGGCTGAAAAACGTCTATCATGTTCGCTGTTCCATTGATAAGGAGCAGGTTATCCAGGGAGCGGATGTCATCATTCTGTCTATGAAACCGAAGGATATTACGGAAGCGCTAGAAGGAATCAAAAAGTATGTAACGGATGAACAGATTGTTGTATCTGTGTTGGCAGGTGTTTCAACGGGGTATATCTCGGAACAATTAGAAAAAAATTGTCCGGTCTTACGGGCGATGCCGAATACATCTGCTACCATCGGCTATTCGGCAACAGCCATAGCAGGGGGAAAGCAGGCAGAACAGGAGCACATTCGTTTAGTGGAAACCTTGTTCCAAACGATTGGTACAACGACCGTTGTCGAGGAAGAAGATGACCTCCATACGATAACCGGTTTATCCGGAAGCGGACCGGCATATATTTATTATTTTGTCGAGGCAATGGAGGAAGCAGCAGCTGAAGCAGGGTTGAAGCCTGAGATTGCGAAGGAATTGATTATTCAAACCCTTGTCGGCGCTGCAGAAATGCTGAAGAACTCAGATGAACAGCCATCCGCCCTTCGCGAAAAAATCACCAGTCCAGGCGGAACGACACAAGCCGGGTTGGAAACATTGGAAAAGTATAAATATCAAGAAGCGTTGATGGCATGTATCAAGCAGGCAGCAGCACGTTCGATTGAGTTGGGGAGTCCGTATCAGGCAAAAGCTGATACGAACAAGATAAAATAA
- the serS gene encoding serine--tRNA ligase, with the protein MLDMKYLRNNFAEVKDKLKHRGEDLSELDKFGDLDARRRELIAGTEDLKAKRNDVSKQIAELKKQKQDADSYIEEMREVGDKIKAYDTELKEVEEKLQSLLLSIPNIPHESVPVGEDEEDNVEDRKWGEVPSFAFDAKAHWDIATDLDILDFERAAKVTGSRFVFYKGLGARLERALINFMMDLHAEEHGYEEMLPPYMANRTSMTGTGQLPKFEEDAFKVADTDYFLIPTAEVPVTNYHRDDILSVEDLPRKYVAYSASFRSEAGSAGRDTRGLIRQHQFNKVELVQFVKPEDSYQVLEELTGNAEKVLQLLKLPYRVMSMCTGDLGFTAAKKYDIEVWLPSYDDYKEISSCSNFEDFQARRAGIRFRREEKAKPEFVHTLNGSGLAIGRTVSAILENYQQEDGTVVIPEVLRPYMGGKEIIQ; encoded by the coding sequence ATGTTGGACATGAAATACTTACGTAACAATTTTGCAGAGGTGAAGGATAAACTAAAGCACCGGGGAGAGGATTTATCAGAGTTAGATAAATTCGGTGATTTGGATGCCAGGAGAAGAGAATTGATTGCTGGCACAGAGGATCTGAAGGCAAAGCGAAACGATGTCTCGAAGCAAATAGCCGAACTAAAAAAACAAAAGCAGGATGCAGATTCTTACATTGAAGAAATGCGGGAAGTAGGCGACAAAATCAAAGCCTACGATACAGAACTGAAAGAAGTGGAAGAGAAGTTACAATCCTTGCTGCTGTCGATTCCAAACATTCCGCATGAAAGTGTGCCTGTCGGGGAAGACGAAGAAGACAATGTGGAAGACAGGAAGTGGGGCGAGGTGCCTTCCTTTGCATTTGATGCCAAGGCCCACTGGGACATTGCAACTGACTTGGATATCCTTGACTTCGAACGGGCGGCGAAGGTGACGGGAAGCCGCTTTGTATTCTATAAAGGTCTTGGTGCCCGTCTAGAACGTGCATTGATTAACTTCATGATGGACTTGCATGCAGAAGAACATGGCTACGAGGAAATGCTTCCTCCATACATGGCCAATCGTACTAGCATGACAGGTACTGGCCAGCTGCCAAAATTCGAAGAAGATGCTTTTAAAGTTGCTGATACCGACTACTTTTTAATTCCGACAGCTGAAGTGCCAGTGACGAATTATCATCGGGACGATATTCTGTCGGTGGAAGACTTGCCAAGAAAATATGTGGCTTACAGTGCATCTTTCCGTTCCGAGGCTGGGTCTGCCGGAAGAGATACAAGAGGGCTGATCCGACAACACCAGTTCAACAAGGTGGAATTGGTCCAGTTCGTAAAACCGGAGGATTCTTATCAAGTATTGGAAGAACTAACCGGAAATGCTGAAAAAGTGTTGCAATTGTTGAAGCTGCCATACCGGGTGATGAGCATGTGTACAGGTGATCTTGGTTTTACGGCTGCCAAAAAGTATGACATCGAAGTATGGTTGCCTAGCTATGATGATTACAAAGAAATTTCTTCTTGTTCTAACTTTGAAGATTTTCAAGCGCGTAGAGCCGGCATCCGCTTTAGAAGAGAGGAAAAAGCAAAACCAGAGTTTGTCCATACGTTGAATGGATCAGGTCTTGCAATCGGCAGAACCGTTTCAGCCATCCTGGAAAATTACCAGCAGGAAGATGGAACGGTAGTGATTCCTGAAGTATTGCGGCCATATATGGGCGGCAAAGAGATAATCCAATAA
- a CDS encoding deoxynucleoside kinase, whose product MGQLPFIAVEGPIGVGKTSLAKKLAAHFELHLLKEIVEENPFLGKFYDDIEEWSFQTEMFFLCNRYKQLEDIETKYLNQDKPVIADYHISKNMIFAKRTLKEKQFDKYAKIYDILTADMPQPNMMIYLDASLETLLDRIRMRGREVEQNIQPAYLEQLSQDYNDFMDQFERMNPSIPVIRLNGDHLDFVKHQDDLDQIIYTVEEHLRKGEVVK is encoded by the coding sequence ATGGGACAACTTCCTTTTATTGCTGTAGAAGGACCCATCGGGGTAGGCAAAACATCGCTTGCTAAAAAACTTGCTGCGCATTTTGAATTGCATTTACTGAAAGAAATAGTCGAAGAAAATCCATTCCTTGGTAAATTTTATGATGACATAGAAGAATGGAGCTTCCAGACAGAAATGTTTTTCTTATGCAATCGGTACAAACAGCTGGAGGATATTGAAACCAAATACTTAAACCAGGATAAGCCCGTGATTGCTGATTATCATATTTCCAAGAATATGATTTTTGCCAAGCGGACGTTGAAAGAAAAGCAATTTGATAAGTATGCAAAGATTTATGATATTTTGACGGCTGATATGCCGCAGCCAAATATGATGATTTACCTGGATGCCAGCCTGGAAACCTTGTTAGATCGGATAAGAATGCGCGGACGGGAAGTAGAGCAGAATATTCAGCCGGCATATCTGGAGCAGCTTTCACAGGATTACAATGACTTCATGGATCAGTTTGAACGAATGAATCCGTCCATTCCGGTCATCCGTTTGAATGGCGATCATCTGGACTTTGTTAAACACCAGGATGATTTGGATCAGATTATTTATACAGTTGAAGAGCACTTGAGAAAAGGGGAAGTAGTCAAATGA
- a CDS encoding Ger(x)C family spore germination protein — protein sequence MMGKKICFLILFLVPLTGCYDQLEVEQQSYVIAIGIDKADEEGRFRITFQAANPEVGSTISSGGSQEEPRETVTLEGTDLIATKDTANSVMTKQIALDHTKVVVVSEELARSGEFLRLIQAAARTTELRRSVQIIVSKENASDFLKNNQPLLETRPHKYYQYMINRATETGIIPEADIHRFFQITEGDADAFLAIYATTQQSEEKPQGNEDQYIAGQIPLEGGNPTQFMGSAVFKEGKMIDVLSGQETRIANILDDTMEMEALYSTYPDPKNKKYRIAANFSKDRSIDVKIDYRKNQPTKINVTVPFTIEVIGVPSLIDYSQNEKNRALLEAYIPKVVEEEANNLIKKTQEEYKTDAFYWSLYIRKYFSTIEEYEKADWNHTIYPNAEINVNFKLKQLYFGKMIDDSNIGEVRD from the coding sequence ATGATGGGAAAAAAGATATGCTTTCTGATACTATTTCTCGTTCCGTTAACCGGCTGCTATGATCAACTAGAAGTGGAGCAGCAGTCCTATGTGATAGCCATTGGTATTGATAAAGCAGACGAGGAAGGCAGATTTCGGATTACCTTTCAAGCGGCAAATCCAGAGGTAGGTAGTACCATTTCCAGTGGCGGATCACAAGAGGAACCTAGAGAGACCGTCACCTTGGAAGGAACCGATTTAATTGCCACAAAAGACACCGCTAATTCAGTGATGACCAAACAAATTGCTTTAGACCACACCAAAGTGGTGGTTGTGTCGGAAGAACTAGCCAGATCTGGCGAATTCCTGCGGCTCATCCAGGCTGCTGCAAGGACAACTGAACTAAGGAGATCAGTGCAAATAATCGTTTCAAAGGAGAACGCAAGTGATTTTTTAAAAAATAACCAGCCACTATTGGAAACCCGCCCGCACAAATATTATCAGTACATGATTAATCGAGCGACAGAAACAGGGATCATCCCAGAAGCAGATATCCATCGATTCTTTCAAATAACAGAAGGGGATGCGGATGCTTTCCTCGCTATTTATGCTACTACCCAACAATCAGAAGAAAAGCCACAAGGCAATGAAGATCAATACATTGCCGGTCAAATCCCGCTTGAGGGCGGAAACCCGACACAATTTATGGGCTCAGCTGTATTTAAAGAAGGAAAAATGATTGATGTTCTCAGTGGTCAGGAAACAAGAATAGCCAACATCCTCGATGACACCATGGAAATGGAAGCATTATATAGTACGTATCCAGACCCGAAAAATAAAAAGTACCGGATCGCAGCCAACTTTTCAAAAGACCGGTCCATTGACGTGAAGATTGATTACCGGAAAAATCAACCAACAAAAATCAATGTAACGGTTCCGTTCACCATTGAGGTCATCGGGGTCCCTAGTCTCATCGATTATTCTCAAAATGAAAAAAACCGGGCACTCCTTGAAGCATATATTCCCAAGGTTGTAGAAGAGGAAGCCAATAACCTAATCAAAAAGACACAGGAAGAATACAAAACGGACGCCTTTTACTGGTCCTTATATATAAGAAAATATTTTTCCACGATTGAGGAGTACGAAAAAGCAGACTGGAATCACACCATTTACCCAAATGCAGAAATCAATGTCAACTTTAAATTAAAACAGTTATATTTCGGAAAAATGATCGATGATTCAAATATCGGTGAAGTGAGGGATTAG
- a CDS encoding GerAB/ArcD/ProY family transporter: MFKKESRLRAREAFAMIILMIGVKISNTTPSLFAQTGANAMWLMPSISFAVILPSVLLLYYLLKKYEDKNLVELLEEVLGKHIGKVIAFLLFLIFFLLLAIEGRSYTEQLKLLYFPDSPTPFVFFILFAIAFYGAKRGLETMGSASWIFFFYIKASVLLLAVLIFRETIIERIFPLFGNGLKQLVVEGAKKASLFSDLFLLAMAYTAFDSSKKFRLGVLSGFAFVFLEMTFFFFLYCTTFDYNSIDKVAFPFHELTQYVDMGNFFTNIETFFMIFWLFAAFIKYMIYLYFISWIFGAVFNIKEFEPLILPFAFFGIIAGMVPENAVINELVFKSSFMNMITPFFVGFPLLLWLVAKVKGDLR, translated from the coding sequence TTGTTTAAAAAAGAATCCAGGCTAAGGGCCAGAGAAGCATTTGCCATGATTATTTTGATGATAGGGGTGAAAATATCCAACACTACCCCTTCTCTGTTTGCGCAAACAGGAGCAAACGCTATGTGGTTGATGCCTTCTATATCATTCGCTGTCATCCTGCCTTCTGTTCTTTTGTTGTATTACCTGTTAAAGAAATATGAAGACAAAAACTTGGTAGAGCTTCTTGAAGAAGTATTAGGAAAACATATAGGCAAAGTCATCGCTTTCCTCTTGTTTCTGATTTTCTTTCTTTTGTTGGCGATTGAAGGCAGAAGCTATACGGAGCAGTTGAAACTGCTCTATTTCCCGGATTCCCCCACTCCCTTTGTTTTTTTTATTTTGTTTGCAATCGCCTTTTACGGGGCAAAAAGAGGACTTGAAACAATGGGTTCTGCTTCCTGGATATTCTTCTTCTACATTAAGGCATCGGTATTGTTGCTCGCAGTACTGATTTTCAGGGAGACAATTATCGAGCGAATATTTCCTCTTTTCGGTAATGGTCTGAAGCAGTTAGTGGTCGAAGGAGCAAAAAAAGCGTCGTTATTCTCTGATTTGTTTCTGTTGGCTATGGCTTATACCGCCTTTGATAGCTCAAAAAAGTTCAGATTAGGTGTATTGAGCGGGTTCGCCTTCGTTTTTCTTGAAATGACGTTTTTTTTCTTTCTTTACTGCACCACCTTTGATTACAATTCGATTGATAAAGTGGCTTTTCCCTTTCATGAATTGACTCAATATGTCGATATGGGAAATTTCTTTACCAATATCGAGACCTTCTTTATGATCTTTTGGCTGTTTGCAGCATTTATCAAGTACATGATTTACTTGTATTTTATTTCATGGATTTTTGGAGCAGTCTTCAATATAAAGGAATTTGAACCTTTGATTCTGCCGTTTGCTTTTTTCGGGATAATTGCTGGAATGGTTCCAGAAAATGCGGTGATCAATGAACTTGTATTTAAGTCATCTTTCATGAACATGATCACTCCCTTCTTTGTTGGTTTTCCTCTTTTGTTGTGGTTAGTAGCTAAAGTCAAAGGAGATTTACGATGA
- a CDS encoding spore germination protein has product MSRNLEKNTAHLKQLFSFGLNKDFSTREITARYSNKKIKLFFYSSIVNSTKIHEGIIRPLLEAKGENLNSIITLEAIKELTDFDSIVDDINSGNVVLLLEDCKTAYSVNVADFQHRGIEKPENENAVKAPKEAFTESLNVNISLVRKRFHDKQLIAEAKPVGNRSKLDVTIMYIKDVVNNEVLENVRERLDQLSVDNVRNIESLEQYIEERPYSIVSSLLYTERPDRASSYLEDGYIVLLMENSSACLVLPVTFWSFFHSEEDRYLRFLFGNFSRLIRLVAFLISLLVSAVYVAITNYHSEMIPPDLLLAIVSARERVPFPVVFEIMLMEVSFELIREAGLRIPNPLGPTIGIVGALIIGQAAVEANIVSPIVVIVVALSGLSSFAVANISMNFTIRISRFLFIFAASFFGMLSLTGAFLLWVMYLASLRSFGVPFLSPLSPNYKSTNDTVFRKIIKNEYFRPGQIKPKDSRKKG; this is encoded by the coding sequence TTGAGTAGAAACTTAGAGAAAAACACAGCCCATCTCAAGCAACTATTTTCCTTTGGGCTTAACAAGGACTTTTCAACTCGTGAAATAACTGCAAGGTACTCAAATAAAAAGATAAAACTGTTTTTTTACTCTTCGATTGTCAATAGCACAAAGATTCACGAGGGTATTATCCGCCCACTACTCGAAGCAAAAGGAGAAAACTTAAATTCGATTATTACCCTTGAAGCAATCAAGGAACTAACCGACTTTGACAGCATTGTCGATGATATAAACAGCGGGAACGTCGTCTTATTACTAGAAGACTGTAAAACGGCTTATTCTGTAAACGTAGCAGACTTTCAACACCGGGGAATTGAAAAACCAGAGAATGAGAATGCTGTAAAAGCACCAAAAGAGGCCTTCACAGAGTCTTTAAATGTCAATATTTCATTAGTACGTAAAAGATTTCATGACAAACAATTGATTGCCGAAGCTAAACCAGTGGGCAATCGCTCAAAGCTCGATGTCACCATCATGTATATCAAGGACGTGGTAAACAATGAGGTACTGGAAAATGTCAGGGAACGGCTTGATCAGTTATCCGTGGATAATGTCAGAAACATTGAATCCCTCGAGCAGTATATTGAAGAACGCCCTTATTCGATTGTATCGAGTTTATTGTATACAGAACGTCCCGATCGCGCGTCCTCTTATCTAGAAGACGGGTATATCGTCCTGCTGATGGAAAACTCGTCCGCCTGTTTGGTTCTGCCAGTTACCTTCTGGTCTTTTTTTCACTCTGAAGAAGATCGTTACTTACGATTTTTATTCGGGAACTTCTCCAGGCTTATTCGCCTGGTAGCTTTCTTGATTTCTTTATTAGTCTCAGCTGTTTATGTAGCGATAACCAACTATCATAGTGAAATGATTCCTCCTGACCTGCTTTTGGCAATTGTCAGTGCAAGAGAAAGAGTGCCGTTCCCGGTTGTATTTGAAATTATGCTCATGGAAGTATCCTTTGAATTAATTAGAGAAGCAGGACTTCGTATCCCGAACCCTTTGGGACCGACTATCGGAATCGTTGGAGCTTTAATCATCGGACAAGCAGCCGTAGAAGCAAACATCGTCAGTCCGATTGTTGTCATCGTTGTTGCTCTGTCTGGACTTTCCTCATTCGCTGTAGCCAATATCAGCATGAACTTCACCATCCGGATATCTCGGTTCCTTTTTATTTTTGCCGCTTCCTTTTTCGGGATGTTGAGCCTAACAGGAGCATTTTTATTATGGGTGATGTACTTGGCATCTCTTCGGTCGTTTGGCGTACCTTTTTTATCACCCTTGTCTCCAAACTACAAATCCACTAACGATACAGTGTTCAGGAAGATCATCAAAAATGAATACTTCAGGCCTGGACAAATAAAACCGAAAGACTCAAGAAAAAAAGGATAA
- the pdxT gene encoding pyridoxal 5'-phosphate synthase glutaminase subunit PdxT: MIKIGVLGLQGAVREHVDSIQASGAEGIIIKKKEQLEEIDGLILPGGESTTIRRLIDKYDFFDALVAFGKQGKPIFGTCAGLILLAGEVVGQEKAHLQLMDMKVERNAFGRQKESFEAELPIKGVADDFNAVFIRAPFIREVGEDVEVLAVYDEAIVAARQGHFLCSAFHPELTDDHRMTAYFVTMVEESMKELAS; this comes from the coding sequence ATGATAAAAATAGGGGTACTAGGCCTACAAGGTGCTGTAAGGGAGCATGTAGATTCCATTCAAGCATCTGGAGCCGAAGGCATCATCATCAAGAAAAAAGAACAGCTGGAAGAAATCGACGGCCTGATTCTTCCGGGCGGCGAGAGTACGACGATACGTCGTTTGATTGATAAATATGACTTTTTTGACGCATTAGTCGCCTTTGGAAAACAAGGTAAGCCTATTTTTGGGACGTGTGCTGGATTGATTTTATTGGCCGGGGAAGTTGTCGGCCAGGAAAAGGCTCATTTACAGCTGATGGATATGAAGGTAGAACGGAATGCATTCGGTCGTCAGAAGGAAAGCTTCGAGGCTGAACTACCGATAAAAGGGGTAGCAGATGATTTCAATGCGGTCTTCATCCGTGCGCCGTTTATCCGTGAAGTAGGCGAAGATGTCGAAGTGCTGGCTGTCTATGATGAAGCGATTGTAGCGGCTAGACAGGGACATTTCCTTTGCAGTGCTTTCCATCCTGAATTGACCGATGACCATCGCATGACCGCTTATTTTGTCACCATGGTGGAAGAATCGATGAAAGAACTTGCATCTTAA
- a CDS encoding deoxynucleoside kinase gives MNLRERYNIPNDSVITIAGTVGVGKSTMTNALADALNFRTSLEKVDTNPYLDKFYADFERWSFHLQIYFLAERFKEQKRIFEYGGGFIQDRSIYEDTGIFAKMHYDKGTMSQVDYETYKSLFDAMVMTPYFPHPDLLIYLEGSFDDILGRIKERGRPMEQQTPIAYWEEMFKRYENWINNFNSCPILRINIADYDLMNDESSIEPVLEKIGHFIQQSRKWKSGQLT, from the coding sequence ATGAACTTAAGAGAACGTTATAACATTCCGAATGACAGTGTCATTACGATAGCCGGAACGGTTGGAGTGGGGAAATCGACGATGACCAACGCTTTAGCGGACGCTCTGAACTTTCGGACGTCTCTGGAAAAAGTAGATACCAACCCATACCTGGATAAGTTTTATGCCGATTTTGAACGCTGGAGCTTCCATTTACAAATTTATTTTCTGGCTGAACGGTTCAAGGAGCAGAAACGGATATTTGAATACGGAGGCGGCTTTATCCAAGACCGTTCCATTTATGAAGATACCGGCATTTTTGCGAAGATGCATTACGATAAAGGAACCATGTCGCAAGTAGACTATGAGACCTATAAAAGTTTGTTTGACGCAATGGTTATGACTCCTTACTTCCCGCATCCTGATTTATTGATTTATTTAGAGGGTTCCTTTGACGATATACTCGGAAGAATCAAAGAGCGCGGTCGCCCGATGGAACAGCAAACTCCAATCGCTTATTGGGAAGAAATGTTCAAGCGGTATGAAAATTGGATCAACAATTTCAATTCCTGCCCAATCCTGCGGATCAACATTGCGGATTACGACTTGATGAATGACGAAAGCTCGATCGAACCAGTACTGGAAAAAATCGGCCACTTCATCCAGCAGTCCCGAAAGTGGAAATCCGGGCAATTGACCTAA
- a CDS encoding uracil-DNA glycosylase, translated as MAKQLLKNDWNEKLQEEFEQDYYQELREFLKQEYEQKTVYPAMDHIYEALHLTSYANTKVVILGQDPYHGPNQAHGLSFSVQPGVTPPPSLKNIFKELNDDMGCPIPEHGYLKKWAEQGVLMLNTVLTVRKGQAASHRGKGWEHFTNRVIEVLNERERPVVFLLWGRHAQEKQALLDTNKHRVITSPHPSPFSANKGFFGSKPFSRANSYLEELGEAPIDWCLLE; from the coding sequence ATGGCTAAACAATTACTGAAAAATGATTGGAATGAAAAGCTCCAGGAGGAATTTGAACAAGATTATTACCAGGAGCTTCGTGAATTTTTGAAGCAGGAATATGAGCAAAAAACGGTATATCCAGCTATGGATCATATTTACGAAGCACTCCATTTAACTTCTTATGCCAACACAAAAGTAGTTATCCTCGGACAAGACCCTTATCATGGGCCGAACCAGGCCCATGGATTGAGTTTTTCTGTACAGCCGGGCGTGACACCTCCGCCTTCTTTGAAAAATATCTTCAAAGAGCTGAATGATGACATGGGCTGTCCCATCCCCGAGCATGGTTACTTGAAAAAATGGGCGGAGCAGGGAGTACTAATGCTAAACACGGTATTGACCGTACGGAAAGGACAGGCAGCTTCCCATCGGGGGAAAGGCTGGGAACATTTCACCAATAGAGTGATCGAAGTGTTGAATGAGCGGGAAAGACCCGTCGTTTTCCTCTTATGGGGACGTCATGCCCAGGAGAAACAAGCTCTACTGGATACGAATAAACACCGGGTAATCACCTCCCCCCATCCGAGCCCGTTTTCCGCAAATAAAGGATTTTTTGGCAGTAAGCCGTTTTCACGGGCCAATTCCTACTTAGAAGAATTGGGAGAAGCGCCAATAGACTGGTGCCTGCTAGAGTAG
- a CDS encoding serine hydrolase: MKHNLKASFFLLMAVLIACTSLIAKPGKANAAESLDLNAESAILVDAETGKILYAKQPDIKLPPASMTKMMTEYLVLEAINEGQISWDTTTQISDYPYEISASSISSGVGLTQDKDYTVRELYEAMAIISDNGTTIALAELIAGSEGEFVKMMNEKAEEMGLPDYQFVNATGLSNSDLGENHPEGTEPDANDLLSAESAALLAYHLVNDYPEALDVSSKMTTEFEGKTLENLNWMLPWDNVNFKQFGFEGVDGLKTGWTDDAGYCFTGTAERDGRRLISVVMKTESKEARFEETAKLLDYGFSQFENKEVFPEGYQKEDQTSLPVTKGKQDEVEIASSAAIQAPIKNGEEDSYDVTLNVDEEKLNEDGELVAPLEKGEKVGTMELTYKGEADYGYITGEKQAQTVDVVTTAAVEKANWFSLSMSAVGNFFSNIFSSVSDTVKGWF; encoded by the coding sequence TTGAAACATAATTTAAAAGCATCCTTTTTTCTATTAATGGCGGTGCTAATCGCATGTACTTCGCTAATAGCCAAGCCTGGAAAGGCAAATGCCGCTGAGTCGCTTGATTTGAACGCAGAGTCTGCGATTCTGGTAGATGCGGAGACGGGGAAGATTTTATATGCGAAACAGCCTGATATAAAATTACCTCCAGCTAGTATGACCAAAATGATGACAGAATATCTTGTATTGGAAGCCATCAACGAAGGTCAAATCAGCTGGGACACGACAACACAGATTAGTGATTACCCTTATGAAATTTCTGCAAGTAGTATATCTTCAGGGGTGGGCCTGACGCAAGATAAAGATTATACAGTACGAGAGCTATACGAAGCGATGGCAATCATATCCGATAACGGGACGACCATCGCACTCGCAGAATTGATTGCCGGGTCAGAAGGCGAATTTGTAAAAATGATGAATGAAAAAGCAGAGGAAATGGGATTGCCGGATTATCAGTTTGTGAATGCTACTGGTCTTTCCAACTCCGACTTGGGTGAGAATCATCCGGAAGGTACGGAGCCTGACGCCAATGACCTGCTCTCGGCAGAGTCTGCTGCCCTGCTTGCTTACCACTTAGTGAATGACTATCCAGAAGCATTGGATGTATCGAGCAAAATGACTACGGAATTTGAAGGAAAGACGTTGGAAAACTTGAACTGGATGCTGCCTTGGGATAATGTCAACTTCAAACAATTTGGCTTTGAAGGCGTTGATGGGTTGAAGACAGGCTGGACAGACGATGCTGGCTATTGTTTCACCGGTACAGCAGAACGTGACGGCAGAAGGCTGATTTCTGTGGTCATGAAAACAGAAAGCAAGGAAGCCCGCTTTGAAGAAACGGCGAAATTGCTTGATTATGGATTCTCTCAATTTGAAAACAAAGAAGTTTTTCCGGAAGGATATCAGAAGGAAGACCAAACAAGCTTGCCGGTAACGAAAGGAAAGCAAGATGAGGTGGAAATCGCTTCAAGTGCAGCTATTCAAGCCCCGATAAAAAACGGGGAAGAAGATAGTTATGATGTTACCTTGAATGTTGATGAAGAAAAGCTGAATGAGGATGGCGAACTGGTCGCTCCGCTTGAAAAAGGGGAAAAAGTCGGGACCATGGAACTCACTTATAAAGGGGAAGCAGATTATGGTTATATCACCGGCGAAAAACAAGCACAAACGGTTGATGTAGTTACAACTGCTGCTGTCGAAAAGGCCAATTGGTTCTCCTTATCCATGAGTGCTGTAGGCAATTTTTTCAGTAATATTTTCTCTTCTGTATCAGATACTGTGAAGGGTTGGTTCTAA
- the pdxS gene encoding pyridoxal 5'-phosphate synthase lyase subunit PdxS yields MSNLGTDRVKRGMAEMQKGGVIMDVVNAEQAKLAEEAGAVAVMALERVPSDIRAAGGVARMADPTIVEEVMNAVSIPVMAKARIGHIVEARVLEAMGVDYIDESEVLTPADEVFHINKSDYTVPFVCGCRDLGEATRRIGEGASMLRTKGEPGTGNIVEAVRHMREVQSQIRKLIGMSDDEVMTFAKELGAPYNVLLEIKEKGRLPVVNFAAGGVATPADAALMMQLGADGVFVGSGIFKSDNPEKYARAIVEATTHYQDYEMIGKISKGLGTAMKGIEIGTLAPENRMQERGW; encoded by the coding sequence ATGTCTAATTTGGGTACTGATCGCGTTAAACGTGGAATGGCAGAAATGCAAAAGGGCGGCGTCATCATGGATGTTGTCAATGCAGAGCAGGCAAAACTTGCAGAAGAAGCCGGTGCTGTTGCGGTTATGGCATTGGAAAGAGTGCCATCTGACATCCGTGCAGCCGGCGGTGTAGCAAGAATGGCAGACCCTACAATCGTGGAAGAAGTGATGAATGCCGTATCCATCCCGGTAATGGCAAAAGCAAGAATCGGCCACATTGTGGAAGCACGGGTACTGGAAGCCATGGGTGTTGACTACATCGATGAGAGTGAAGTGTTGACTCCCGCAGATGAAGTGTTCCACATCAATAAATCAGATTACACAGTGCCTTTCGTTTGTGGCTGTCGTGATTTGGGAGAAGCTACCCGCCGTATCGGAGAAGGTGCTTCCATGCTGCGTACCAAGGGAGAGCCTGGTACTGGCAATATCGTCGAAGCAGTTCGCCATATGCGCGAAGTTCAGTCTCAAATCCGTAAACTGATTGGCATGTCGGATGATGAAGTCATGACTTTTGCCAAAGAGCTTGGTGCTCCTTACAATGTCTTGCTTGAAATCAAAGAAAAAGGCCGTTTGCCGGTCGTCAACTTTGCAGCAGGCGGTGTCGCGACTCCAGCTGATGCTGCATTAATGATGCAATTGGGAGCAGATGGCGTATTTGTCGGATCTGGTATTTTCAAGTCTGATAATCCAGAAAAATATGCCCGCGCAATAGTAGAAGCTACAACCCATTATCAGGATTACGAAATGATCGGAAAAATTTCCAAAGGTCTTGGCACTGCCATGAAAGGTATCGAAATTGGAACACTTGCTCCGGAAAACCGTATGCAGGAGCGCGGTTGGTAA